The proteins below come from a single Capricornis sumatraensis isolate serow.1 chromosome 14, serow.2, whole genome shotgun sequence genomic window:
- the TMEM183A gene encoding transmembrane protein 183A isoform X6, producing the protein MARGPGPLTRPRPDTVAMPKRGKRLKFRAQDACSGRVTVADYANSDPAVVRSGRVKKAVANAVQQEVKSLCGLEASQVPAVEALSGAGEPCDIIDSSGETDAQEESIHERTISRKKKSKRHREDLNGTGGEEYPMDIWLLLASYIRPEDIVNFSLICKNAWTVTCTAAFWTRLYRRHYTLDASLPLRLRPESMEKLHCLRACVIRSLYHMYEPFAARISKNPAIPESTPSTLKNSKCLLFWCRKIVGNRQEPMWEFNFKFKKQIKEQVYGRIAASHSIRRCSYQPRPGLLPTAGHHPQFHLYSNCHGNDIYPVYYQCEHGHAASSSETGVPRLSCPWWSETAQ; encoded by the exons ATGGCCCGGGGTCCTGGCCCTTTAACCCGGCCTCGCCCCGACACGGTCGCCATGCCCAAGAGAGGGAAGCGACTCAAGTTCCGGGCCCAAGACGCCTGCTCAGGAAGAG TGACCGTGGCGGATTATGCCAACTCGGATCCGGCCGTCGTGAGGTCTGGAAGGGTCAAGAAAGCTGTCGCCAATGCTGTTCAGCAGGAAG taaAATCTCTCTGTGGCTTGGAAGCCTCCCAggttcctgcagtggaagctcttTCTGGGGCTGGTGAGCCCTGTGACATCATCGACAGCAGTGGTGAGACTGATGCCCAGGAGGAAAGCATCCATGAGAGAACTAtctccagaaaaaagaaaagcaagaggcaCAGAG aaGACCTGAACGGGACTGGAGGAGAAGAGTATCCCATGGATATTTGGCTATTGCTGGCCTCCTATATCCGTCCTGAGGACATTGTGAATTTTTCCCTGATTTGTAAGAATGCCTGGACTGTCACTTGCACTGCTGCCTTTTGGACAAGGTTGTACCGAAG ACACTACACACTGGATGCCTCTCTGCCTTTGCGCCTGCGACCAGAGTCAATGGAGAAGCTGCACTGTCTTCGGGCATGTGTGATCCGATCTCTGTACCATATGTATGAGCCATTTGCTGCTCGAATCTCCAAGAACCCAGCCATTCCAGAAAGCACTCCTAGCACATTAAAGAATTCCAAA tgcTTACTTTTCTGGTGCAGAAAGATTGTTGGGAACAGACAGGAACCAATGTGGGAATTCAACTTCAAGTTCAAAAAACAG ATTAAAGAGCAAGTGTATGGGAGGATTGCAGCCTCCCATTCAATACGAAGATGTTCATACCAACCCAGACCAGGACTGCTGCCTACTGCAGGTCACCACCCTCAATTTCATCTTTATTCCAATTGTCATGGGAATGATATTTACCCTG TTTACTATCAGTGTGAGCACGGACATGCGGCATCATCGAGTGAGACTGGTGTTCCAAGATTATCCTGTCCATGGTGGTCAGAAACTGCGCAGTGA
- the TMEM183A gene encoding transmembrane protein 183A isoform X7, with the protein MARGPGPLTRPRPDTVAMPKRGKRLKFRAQDACSGRVTVADYANSDPAVVRSGRVKKAVANAVQQEVKSLCGLEASQVPAVEALSGAGEPCDIIDSSGETDAQEESIHERTISRKKKSKRHRDLNGTGGEEYPMDIWLLLASYIRPEDIVNFSLICKNAWTVTCTAAFWTRLYRRHYTLDASLPLRLRPESMEKLHCLRACVIRSLYHMYEPFAARISKNPAIPESTPSTLKNSKCLLFWCRKIVGNRQEPMWEFNFKFKKQIKEQVYGRIAASHSIRRCSYQPRPGLLPTAGHHPQFHLYSNCHGNDIYPVYYQCEHGHAASSSETGVPRLSCPWWSETAQ; encoded by the exons ATGGCCCGGGGTCCTGGCCCTTTAACCCGGCCTCGCCCCGACACGGTCGCCATGCCCAAGAGAGGGAAGCGACTCAAGTTCCGGGCCCAAGACGCCTGCTCAGGAAGAG TGACCGTGGCGGATTATGCCAACTCGGATCCGGCCGTCGTGAGGTCTGGAAGGGTCAAGAAAGCTGTCGCCAATGCTGTTCAGCAGGAAG taaAATCTCTCTGTGGCTTGGAAGCCTCCCAggttcctgcagtggaagctcttTCTGGGGCTGGTGAGCCCTGTGACATCATCGACAGCAGTGGTGAGACTGATGCCCAGGAGGAAAGCATCCATGAGAGAACTAtctccagaaaaaagaaaagcaagaggcaCAGAG ACCTGAACGGGACTGGAGGAGAAGAGTATCCCATGGATATTTGGCTATTGCTGGCCTCCTATATCCGTCCTGAGGACATTGTGAATTTTTCCCTGATTTGTAAGAATGCCTGGACTGTCACTTGCACTGCTGCCTTTTGGACAAGGTTGTACCGAAG ACACTACACACTGGATGCCTCTCTGCCTTTGCGCCTGCGACCAGAGTCAATGGAGAAGCTGCACTGTCTTCGGGCATGTGTGATCCGATCTCTGTACCATATGTATGAGCCATTTGCTGCTCGAATCTCCAAGAACCCAGCCATTCCAGAAAGCACTCCTAGCACATTAAAGAATTCCAAA tgcTTACTTTTCTGGTGCAGAAAGATTGTTGGGAACAGACAGGAACCAATGTGGGAATTCAACTTCAAGTTCAAAAAACAG ATTAAAGAGCAAGTGTATGGGAGGATTGCAGCCTCCCATTCAATACGAAGATGTTCATACCAACCCAGACCAGGACTGCTGCCTACTGCAGGTCACCACCCTCAATTTCATCTTTATTCCAATTGTCATGGGAATGATATTTACCCTG TTTACTATCAGTGTGAGCACGGACATGCGGCATCATCGAGTGAGACTGGTGTTCCAAGATTATCCTGTCCATGGTGGTCAGAAACTGCGCAGTGA
- the TMEM183A gene encoding transmembrane protein 183A isoform X3, protein MARGPGPLTRPRPDTVAMPKRGKRLKFRAQDACSGRVTVADYANSDPAVVRSGRVKKAVANAVQQEVKSLCGLEASQVPAVEALSGAGEPCDIIDSSGETDAQEESIHERTISRKKKSKRHREDLNGTGGEEYPMDIWLLLASYIRPEDIVNFSLICKNAWTVTCTAAFWTRLYRSSIACVGHWSCCVGSRSVCPLKPSPLFLMEQQDVQGMSEGQDSWHGGRPTPYPLGVLTFLVQKDCWEQTGTNVGIQLQVQKTVPKIKEQVYGRIAASHSIRRCSYQPRPGLLPTAGHHPQFHLYSNCHGNDIYPVYYQCEHGHAASSSETGVPRLSCPWWSETAQ, encoded by the exons ATGGCCCGGGGTCCTGGCCCTTTAACCCGGCCTCGCCCCGACACGGTCGCCATGCCCAAGAGAGGGAAGCGACTCAAGTTCCGGGCCCAAGACGCCTGCTCAGGAAGAG TGACCGTGGCGGATTATGCCAACTCGGATCCGGCCGTCGTGAGGTCTGGAAGGGTCAAGAAAGCTGTCGCCAATGCTGTTCAGCAGGAAG taaAATCTCTCTGTGGCTTGGAAGCCTCCCAggttcctgcagtggaagctcttTCTGGGGCTGGTGAGCCCTGTGACATCATCGACAGCAGTGGTGAGACTGATGCCCAGGAGGAAAGCATCCATGAGAGAACTAtctccagaaaaaagaaaagcaagaggcaCAGAG aaGACCTGAACGGGACTGGAGGAGAAGAGTATCCCATGGATATTTGGCTATTGCTGGCCTCCTATATCCGTCCTGAGGACATTGTGAATTTTTCCCTGATTTGTAAGAATGCCTGGACTGTCACTTGCACTGCTGCCTTTTGGACAAGGTTGTACCGAAG tAGCATAGCTTGTGTGGGACACTGGAGCTGTTGTGTTGGCAGCAGAAGTGTTTGCCCCTTAAAGCCAAGCCCATTATTTTTGATGGAACAGCAGGACGTACAGGGCATGTCTGAAGGGCAGGACAGCTGGCACGGCGGACGACCCACCCCTTATCCCCTGGGAG tgcTTACTTTTCTGGTGCAGAAAGATTGTTGGGAACAGACAGGAACCAATGTGGGAATTCAACTTCAAGTTCAAAAAACAG TCCCCAAGATTAAAGAGCAAGTGTATGGGAGGATTGCAGCCTCCCATTCAATACGAAGATGTTCATACCAACCCAGACCAGGACTGCTGCCTACTGCAGGTCACCACCCTCAATTTCATCTTTATTCCAATTGTCATGGGAATGATATTTACCCTG TTTACTATCAGTGTGAGCACGGACATGCGGCATCATCGAGTGAGACTGGTGTTCCAAGATTATCCTGTCCATGGTGGTCAGAAACTGCGCAGTGA
- the TMEM183A gene encoding transmembrane protein 183A isoform X1, translated as MARGPGPLTRPRPDTVAMPKRGKRLKFRAQDACSGRVTVADYANSDPAVVRSGRVKKAVANAVQQEVKSLCGLEASQVPAVEALSGAGEPCDIIDSSGETDAQEESIHERTISRKKKSKRHREDLNGTGGEEYPMDIWLLLASYIRPEDIVNFSLICKNAWTVTCTAAFWTRLYRRHYTLDASLPLRLRPESMEKLHCLRACVIRSLYHMYEPFAARISKNPAIPESTPSTLKNSKCLLFWCRKIVGNRQEPMWEFNFKFKKQSPRLKSKCMGGLQPPIQYEDVHTNPDQDCCLLQVTTLNFIFIPIVMGMIFTLFTISVSTDMRHHRVRLVFQDYPVHGGQKLRSEQGVQVILDPVHSVRLFDWWHPQYPFSLRA; from the exons ATGGCCCGGGGTCCTGGCCCTTTAACCCGGCCTCGCCCCGACACGGTCGCCATGCCCAAGAGAGGGAAGCGACTCAAGTTCCGGGCCCAAGACGCCTGCTCAGGAAGAG TGACCGTGGCGGATTATGCCAACTCGGATCCGGCCGTCGTGAGGTCTGGAAGGGTCAAGAAAGCTGTCGCCAATGCTGTTCAGCAGGAAG taaAATCTCTCTGTGGCTTGGAAGCCTCCCAggttcctgcagtggaagctcttTCTGGGGCTGGTGAGCCCTGTGACATCATCGACAGCAGTGGTGAGACTGATGCCCAGGAGGAAAGCATCCATGAGAGAACTAtctccagaaaaaagaaaagcaagaggcaCAGAG aaGACCTGAACGGGACTGGAGGAGAAGAGTATCCCATGGATATTTGGCTATTGCTGGCCTCCTATATCCGTCCTGAGGACATTGTGAATTTTTCCCTGATTTGTAAGAATGCCTGGACTGTCACTTGCACTGCTGCCTTTTGGACAAGGTTGTACCGAAG ACACTACACACTGGATGCCTCTCTGCCTTTGCGCCTGCGACCAGAGTCAATGGAGAAGCTGCACTGTCTTCGGGCATGTGTGATCCGATCTCTGTACCATATGTATGAGCCATTTGCTGCTCGAATCTCCAAGAACCCAGCCATTCCAGAAAGCACTCCTAGCACATTAAAGAATTCCAAA tgcTTACTTTTCTGGTGCAGAAAGATTGTTGGGAACAGACAGGAACCAATGTGGGAATTCAACTTCAAGTTCAAAAAACAG TCCCCAAGATTAAAGAGCAAGTGTATGGGAGGATTGCAGCCTCCCATTCAATACGAAGATGTTCATACCAACCCAGACCAGGACTGCTGCCTACTGCAGGTCACCACCCTCAATTTCATCTTTATTCCAATTGTCATGGGAATGATATTTACCCTG TTTACTATCAGTGTGAGCACGGACATGCGGCATCATCGAGTGAGACTGGTGTTCCAAGATTATCCTGTCCATGGTGGTCAGAAACTGCGCAGTGAACAGGGTGTGCAAGTCATCCTGGACCCAGTACACAGCGTTCGACTTTTTGACTGGTGGCATCCTCAGTATCCATTTTCCCTGAGAGCATAG
- the TMEM183A gene encoding transmembrane protein 183A isoform X2 produces the protein MARGPGPLTRPRPDTVAMPKRGKRLKFRAQDACSGRVTVADYANSDPAVVRSGRVKKAVANAVQQEVKSLCGLEASQVPAVEALSGAGEPCDIIDSSGETDAQEESIHERTISRKKKSKRHRDLNGTGGEEYPMDIWLLLASYIRPEDIVNFSLICKNAWTVTCTAAFWTRLYRRHYTLDASLPLRLRPESMEKLHCLRACVIRSLYHMYEPFAARISKNPAIPESTPSTLKNSKCLLFWCRKIVGNRQEPMWEFNFKFKKQSPRLKSKCMGGLQPPIQYEDVHTNPDQDCCLLQVTTLNFIFIPIVMGMIFTLFTISVSTDMRHHRVRLVFQDYPVHGGQKLRSEQGVQVILDPVHSVRLFDWWHPQYPFSLRA, from the exons ATGGCCCGGGGTCCTGGCCCTTTAACCCGGCCTCGCCCCGACACGGTCGCCATGCCCAAGAGAGGGAAGCGACTCAAGTTCCGGGCCCAAGACGCCTGCTCAGGAAGAG TGACCGTGGCGGATTATGCCAACTCGGATCCGGCCGTCGTGAGGTCTGGAAGGGTCAAGAAAGCTGTCGCCAATGCTGTTCAGCAGGAAG taaAATCTCTCTGTGGCTTGGAAGCCTCCCAggttcctgcagtggaagctcttTCTGGGGCTGGTGAGCCCTGTGACATCATCGACAGCAGTGGTGAGACTGATGCCCAGGAGGAAAGCATCCATGAGAGAACTAtctccagaaaaaagaaaagcaagaggcaCAGAG ACCTGAACGGGACTGGAGGAGAAGAGTATCCCATGGATATTTGGCTATTGCTGGCCTCCTATATCCGTCCTGAGGACATTGTGAATTTTTCCCTGATTTGTAAGAATGCCTGGACTGTCACTTGCACTGCTGCCTTTTGGACAAGGTTGTACCGAAG ACACTACACACTGGATGCCTCTCTGCCTTTGCGCCTGCGACCAGAGTCAATGGAGAAGCTGCACTGTCTTCGGGCATGTGTGATCCGATCTCTGTACCATATGTATGAGCCATTTGCTGCTCGAATCTCCAAGAACCCAGCCATTCCAGAAAGCACTCCTAGCACATTAAAGAATTCCAAA tgcTTACTTTTCTGGTGCAGAAAGATTGTTGGGAACAGACAGGAACCAATGTGGGAATTCAACTTCAAGTTCAAAAAACAG TCCCCAAGATTAAAGAGCAAGTGTATGGGAGGATTGCAGCCTCCCATTCAATACGAAGATGTTCATACCAACCCAGACCAGGACTGCTGCCTACTGCAGGTCACCACCCTCAATTTCATCTTTATTCCAATTGTCATGGGAATGATATTTACCCTG TTTACTATCAGTGTGAGCACGGACATGCGGCATCATCGAGTGAGACTGGTGTTCCAAGATTATCCTGTCCATGGTGGTCAGAAACTGCGCAGTGAACAGGGTGTGCAAGTCATCCTGGACCCAGTACACAGCGTTCGACTTTTTGACTGGTGGCATCCTCAGTATCCATTTTCCCTGAGAGCATAG
- the TMEM183A gene encoding transmembrane protein 183A isoform X4, which produces MARGPGPLTRPRPDTVAMPKRGKRLKFRAQDACSGRVKSLCGLEASQVPAVEALSGAGEPCDIIDSSGETDAQEESIHERTISRKKKSKRHREDLNGTGGEEYPMDIWLLLASYIRPEDIVNFSLICKNAWTVTCTAAFWTRLYRRHYTLDASLPLRLRPESMEKLHCLRACVIRSLYHMYEPFAARISKNPAIPESTPSTLKNSKCLLFWCRKIVGNRQEPMWEFNFKFKKQSPRLKSKCMGGLQPPIQYEDVHTNPDQDCCLLQVTTLNFIFIPIVMGMIFTLFTISVSTDMRHHRVRLVFQDYPVHGGQKLRSEQGVQVILDPVHSVRLFDWWHPQYPFSLRA; this is translated from the exons ATGGCCCGGGGTCCTGGCCCTTTAACCCGGCCTCGCCCCGACACGGTCGCCATGCCCAAGAGAGGGAAGCGACTCAAGTTCCGGGCCCAAGACGCCTGCTCAGGAAGAG taaAATCTCTCTGTGGCTTGGAAGCCTCCCAggttcctgcagtggaagctcttTCTGGGGCTGGTGAGCCCTGTGACATCATCGACAGCAGTGGTGAGACTGATGCCCAGGAGGAAAGCATCCATGAGAGAACTAtctccagaaaaaagaaaagcaagaggcaCAGAG aaGACCTGAACGGGACTGGAGGAGAAGAGTATCCCATGGATATTTGGCTATTGCTGGCCTCCTATATCCGTCCTGAGGACATTGTGAATTTTTCCCTGATTTGTAAGAATGCCTGGACTGTCACTTGCACTGCTGCCTTTTGGACAAGGTTGTACCGAAG ACACTACACACTGGATGCCTCTCTGCCTTTGCGCCTGCGACCAGAGTCAATGGAGAAGCTGCACTGTCTTCGGGCATGTGTGATCCGATCTCTGTACCATATGTATGAGCCATTTGCTGCTCGAATCTCCAAGAACCCAGCCATTCCAGAAAGCACTCCTAGCACATTAAAGAATTCCAAA tgcTTACTTTTCTGGTGCAGAAAGATTGTTGGGAACAGACAGGAACCAATGTGGGAATTCAACTTCAAGTTCAAAAAACAG TCCCCAAGATTAAAGAGCAAGTGTATGGGAGGATTGCAGCCTCCCATTCAATACGAAGATGTTCATACCAACCCAGACCAGGACTGCTGCCTACTGCAGGTCACCACCCTCAATTTCATCTTTATTCCAATTGTCATGGGAATGATATTTACCCTG TTTACTATCAGTGTGAGCACGGACATGCGGCATCATCGAGTGAGACTGGTGTTCCAAGATTATCCTGTCCATGGTGGTCAGAAACTGCGCAGTGAACAGGGTGTGCAAGTCATCCTGGACCCAGTACACAGCGTTCGACTTTTTGACTGGTGGCATCCTCAGTATCCATTTTCCCTGAGAGCATAG
- the TMEM183A gene encoding transmembrane protein 183A isoform X5 — protein sequence MARGPGPLTRPRPDTVAMPKRGKRLKFRAQDACSGRVKSLCGLEASQVPAVEALSGAGEPCDIIDSSGETDAQEESIHERTISRKKKSKRHRDLNGTGGEEYPMDIWLLLASYIRPEDIVNFSLICKNAWTVTCTAAFWTRLYRRHYTLDASLPLRLRPESMEKLHCLRACVIRSLYHMYEPFAARISKNPAIPESTPSTLKNSKCLLFWCRKIVGNRQEPMWEFNFKFKKQSPRLKSKCMGGLQPPIQYEDVHTNPDQDCCLLQVTTLNFIFIPIVMGMIFTLFTISVSTDMRHHRVRLVFQDYPVHGGQKLRSEQGVQVILDPVHSVRLFDWWHPQYPFSLRA from the exons ATGGCCCGGGGTCCTGGCCCTTTAACCCGGCCTCGCCCCGACACGGTCGCCATGCCCAAGAGAGGGAAGCGACTCAAGTTCCGGGCCCAAGACGCCTGCTCAGGAAGAG taaAATCTCTCTGTGGCTTGGAAGCCTCCCAggttcctgcagtggaagctcttTCTGGGGCTGGTGAGCCCTGTGACATCATCGACAGCAGTGGTGAGACTGATGCCCAGGAGGAAAGCATCCATGAGAGAACTAtctccagaaaaaagaaaagcaagaggcaCAGAG ACCTGAACGGGACTGGAGGAGAAGAGTATCCCATGGATATTTGGCTATTGCTGGCCTCCTATATCCGTCCTGAGGACATTGTGAATTTTTCCCTGATTTGTAAGAATGCCTGGACTGTCACTTGCACTGCTGCCTTTTGGACAAGGTTGTACCGAAG ACACTACACACTGGATGCCTCTCTGCCTTTGCGCCTGCGACCAGAGTCAATGGAGAAGCTGCACTGTCTTCGGGCATGTGTGATCCGATCTCTGTACCATATGTATGAGCCATTTGCTGCTCGAATCTCCAAGAACCCAGCCATTCCAGAAAGCACTCCTAGCACATTAAAGAATTCCAAA tgcTTACTTTTCTGGTGCAGAAAGATTGTTGGGAACAGACAGGAACCAATGTGGGAATTCAACTTCAAGTTCAAAAAACAG TCCCCAAGATTAAAGAGCAAGTGTATGGGAGGATTGCAGCCTCCCATTCAATACGAAGATGTTCATACCAACCCAGACCAGGACTGCTGCCTACTGCAGGTCACCACCCTCAATTTCATCTTTATTCCAATTGTCATGGGAATGATATTTACCCTG TTTACTATCAGTGTGAGCACGGACATGCGGCATCATCGAGTGAGACTGGTGTTCCAAGATTATCCTGTCCATGGTGGTCAGAAACTGCGCAGTGAACAGGGTGTGCAAGTCATCCTGGACCCAGTACACAGCGTTCGACTTTTTGACTGGTGGCATCCTCAGTATCCATTTTCCCTGAGAGCATAG